In a genomic window of Arthrobacter woluwensis:
- a CDS encoding DUF3375 family protein has product MDTTDLSRRLATLEALTKGPAWALTRSAPWVIAVLQSTFTRTRPSLTLEEFHAELDLCLEQLRTTDPTIAGANTGRTVADEWTRRKFVTRRHHSGHIVYELTEAASRVLAFLESLSSPRSTLTGSRLGTLLNDVEKLAHETNPDQTARLESLREEIHEREELIRGITSGELDGLLDEDEAVEATENILDLAASLPADYKKMRDSIEDLVGKLRNQIIEESLTKGATMAQVLEQDRILRQSPEGRTFRSFTAFLEDPQQQLRFRSAIAEVLSRQFADTLAAEDRETLKSLVSELRNQHAQIQRIYGKLSESLNTYVQSDDFRHSLRLRQALRQAEQAVRGLPYERDKPGFAAAPELFGGVLESISMVQLFDPDEFEEPPRLADPIDFAEQDRTRSPRTPKAKPALIRTALAGAQTVGGAWSALPPQERHINSIRALLSEALNSGAAFSAAGQESVEFEQVDGSLRAATVPLVTLPGSAGGVADDGGGGASTSAGAAGASGTVEEGAHAPDTPGGPATQTPSTKRRQRTKEGQE; this is encoded by the coding sequence GTGGACACCACGGACCTCTCGCGACGGCTCGCCACGCTCGAAGCGCTGACCAAAGGCCCCGCCTGGGCGCTGACGCGATCGGCCCCCTGGGTGATCGCCGTCCTGCAGTCCACCTTCACCCGGACCCGGCCGAGCCTGACCCTGGAGGAGTTCCACGCGGAACTCGACCTCTGCCTGGAACAGCTGCGCACCACCGACCCGACGATCGCGGGCGCGAACACCGGGCGCACCGTGGCCGATGAGTGGACGCGCCGGAAGTTCGTGACCCGCCGCCACCACTCCGGGCACATCGTCTACGAACTCACCGAAGCGGCCTCCCGCGTGCTCGCCTTCCTGGAAAGCCTCAGCTCGCCCCGCTCCACGCTCACCGGATCCCGCCTGGGCACGCTGCTGAACGACGTCGAGAAGCTGGCCCACGAGACCAACCCGGACCAGACGGCGCGCCTAGAATCGCTCCGCGAAGAGATCCACGAACGCGAGGAACTGATCCGCGGCATCACCTCCGGCGAACTCGACGGGCTGCTGGACGAGGACGAGGCCGTGGAGGCCACGGAGAACATCCTCGACCTCGCCGCGAGCCTGCCGGCCGACTACAAGAAGATGCGCGACAGCATCGAGGATCTGGTGGGCAAGCTCCGCAACCAGATCATCGAAGAGTCCCTGACCAAGGGCGCCACGATGGCCCAGGTGCTGGAACAGGACCGCATCCTGCGCCAGAGCCCCGAGGGCAGGACGTTCCGCTCCTTCACCGCATTCCTCGAGGACCCTCAGCAGCAGCTGCGGTTCCGCTCGGCAATCGCCGAGGTGCTGAGCCGGCAGTTCGCGGACACCCTCGCCGCCGAGGACCGGGAGACCCTCAAGAGCCTTGTCTCGGAGCTCCGGAACCAGCACGCGCAGATCCAGCGGATCTACGGCAAGCTCTCCGAGAGCCTCAACACCTATGTGCAGAGCGACGACTTCCGGCATTCGCTCCGCCTCCGGCAGGCGCTCCGGCAGGCCGAGCAGGCCGTCCGCGGTCTTCCCTATGAACGGGACAAGCCAGGCTTCGCGGCCGCTCCGGAGCTGTTCGGCGGCGTGCTGGAGTCGATCTCCATGGTGCAGCTGTTCGACCCGGACGAATTCGAGGAGCCGCCGCGGCTGGCGGATCCCATCGACTTCGCCGAGCAGGACCGGACCCGCTCGCCGCGGACACCGAAGGCCAAGCCGGCGCTGATCAGGACCGCCCTGGCCGGGGCGCAGACGGTGGGCGGAGCCTGGTCGGCCCTCCCTCCGCAGGAACGGCACATCAACTCGATCCGCGCCCTGCTGTCCGAAGCGCTCAACTCCGGGGCGGCGTTCTCCGCCGCCGGTCAGGAGAGCGTGGAGTTCGAGCAGGTGGACGGCAGCCTGCGCGCCGCGACCGTGCCGCTCGTGACCCTGCCGGGCAGTGCTGGCGGCGTTGCGGACGACGGCGGCGGCGGTGCCAGTACCAGTGCCGGCGCGGCGGGTGCCAGCGGCACAGTCGAGGAAGGCGCTCACGCGCCGGACACGCCGGGTGGGCCGGCGACGCAGACGCCGAGCACCAAGCGCAGGCAACGCACGAAGGAAGGACAGGAATGA
- a CDS encoding fumarylacetoacetate hydrolase family protein: MTLKFARFGSLGAEEPVVVVDDANGRTRHFSLLPLTQDIDSAFLSRDFVAETQLALDAGRLPAVEPSARIGAPVARPGTVVGIGLNYAAHAAESGLEPPASPVVFLKPANTVAGPYDEFPGLPGSEQLDWEVELGLVIGRPAHLLADEHEAQAAIAGYVLANDLSERSLQLGGAGGQWTKGKSLPGSTPLGPWLVPAVGADGAPFDVSSLPLATRVNGVECQRSTTADMVFRAAFLVHHVSQFMALEPGDVIITGTPEGVAMSGRFEYLKHGDVVEIEAPGLGAQRVVVG, encoded by the coding sequence ATGACCCTCAAGTTCGCCCGTTTCGGCTCCCTCGGGGCCGAGGAGCCCGTGGTGGTTGTCGATGACGCCAACGGCCGCACCCGGCATTTCAGCCTCCTGCCCCTGACGCAGGACATCGACTCCGCCTTCCTCTCCCGCGACTTCGTGGCCGAGACCCAGCTCGCCCTCGACGCCGGGCGGCTGCCCGCCGTCGAACCGTCCGCCCGGATCGGCGCCCCGGTGGCGCGCCCCGGAACCGTGGTGGGCATCGGCCTGAACTACGCGGCCCACGCCGCGGAGTCCGGGCTGGAGCCGCCGGCGTCGCCGGTCGTGTTCCTCAAGCCCGCCAACACCGTCGCCGGCCCCTACGACGAGTTCCCGGGCCTGCCCGGCAGCGAGCAGCTCGACTGGGAGGTGGAGCTCGGCCTGGTGATCGGCCGCCCCGCGCACCTCCTGGCCGACGAACACGAAGCGCAGGCCGCCATCGCCGGCTACGTCCTCGCCAACGACCTCTCCGAGCGCTCCCTCCAGCTGGGCGGCGCGGGCGGTCAGTGGACGAAGGGCAAGTCGCTGCCCGGCTCCACGCCGCTCGGCCCGTGGCTGGTCCCTGCCGTCGGCGCGGACGGAGCGCCGTTCGACGTCTCCTCGCTCCCCCTCGCCACGCGCGTGAACGGCGTGGAGTGCCAGCGCTCGACGACGGCGGACATGGTCTTCCGTGCCGCGTTCCTGGTGCATCATGTCAGTCAGTTCATGGCCCTGGAGCCGGGCGACGTGATCATCACGGGCACCCCCGAAGGCGTCGCCATGTCCGGCCGGTTCGAATACCTCAAGCACGGTGACGTGGTCGAGATCGAAGCGCCGGGCCTCGGTGCGCAGCGCGTCGTCGTCGGCTGA
- a CDS encoding DUF4194 domain-containing protein gives MSEQIQGVDARDTFVDGAELYPGDTGVLPLRLRHALVRLLKGPYVDGGRDEKLWTTLTDHQQVLRSRLSELFLTLHLDHERKIAVLRPVDPELLGGNARSSLLRQQRALSRVETIVLLRLRLLLDRHSEAQTEPTVTLEEIAEIVAHYQPAAEQDAYRDAKTVQAAVEKLRARQLLLPTGLENVYGISGALPLALPFDSITAITAQLERLQHATEDAVGTQALLDIDDAGDVDAEPDVADSDVAGVAPDSAAEFVDGGSVRAQEPRIDAEPANSADADVQDAVTPDAETPDAEPADEPGTHEEEQA, from the coding sequence ATGAGCGAGCAGATCCAGGGCGTCGACGCCCGGGACACCTTCGTGGACGGAGCCGAGCTCTACCCCGGCGACACCGGCGTCCTCCCGCTGCGGCTGCGCCATGCCCTCGTGCGCCTGCTCAAGGGTCCCTATGTGGACGGCGGGCGCGACGAGAAGCTGTGGACCACGCTGACCGATCATCAGCAGGTCCTGCGGTCCCGCCTCTCGGAGCTGTTCCTCACCTTGCACCTGGACCACGAACGCAAGATCGCCGTCCTGCGCCCGGTCGATCCGGAGCTGCTCGGCGGCAACGCCCGGTCCAGCCTGCTCCGGCAGCAGCGTGCTCTCAGCCGCGTGGAGACCATCGTCCTGCTGCGCCTGCGGCTCCTCCTCGACCGGCACAGCGAGGCCCAGACGGAGCCCACCGTCACCCTGGAGGAGATCGCGGAGATCGTGGCGCACTACCAACCTGCCGCGGAGCAGGACGCGTACCGGGACGCCAAGACCGTCCAGGCCGCCGTCGAGAAGCTCCGCGCCCGTCAGCTCCTCCTGCCGACCGGTCTGGAGAACGTCTACGGCATCAGCGGGGCCCTGCCGCTGGCTCTCCCGTTCGACAGCATCACCGCCATCACAGCCCAGCTGGAACGGCTCCAGCACGCCACGGAGGACGCGGTGGGCACCCAGGCGCTCCTGGACATCGACGACGCCGGTGACGTCGACGCGGAGCCGGACGTCGCCGACTCGGATGTGGCCGGCGTCGCCCCGGATTCCGCCGCCGAGTTCGTGGATGGCGGTTCAGTTCGCGCACAAGAACCACGAATCGACGCGGAACCCGCGAACTCGGCGGACGCCGACGTGCAGGATGCCGTAACCCCGGACGCCGAAACCCCGGACGCCGAGCCGGCTGACGAGCCCGGAACCCACGAGGAGGAGCAGGCATGA
- a CDS encoding RNA-binding S4 domain-containing protein — protein MAAPSGTSSLSKSAPNAVRVDAWLWAVRAYKTRSAATAACRAGHVRLNGNPVKASQIVIPGDEVRIRMPGYERILEVRQLIAKRVGAEAASHAFTDRTPPRPLAPQLGIPVRDRGTGRPTKKDRREMDRLRGS, from the coding sequence ATGGCTGCCCCTTCCGGGACCTCGTCCCTTTCCAAGTCCGCGCCCAACGCCGTCCGGGTGGATGCGTGGCTCTGGGCCGTGCGCGCCTACAAGACCCGTTCCGCGGCCACGGCGGCCTGCCGGGCGGGCCACGTCCGGCTGAACGGGAACCCGGTCAAGGCGTCCCAGATCGTGATCCCCGGCGATGAGGTCCGCATCCGCATGCCCGGCTACGAGCGCATCCTCGAGGTGCGCCAGCTGATCGCCAAGCGCGTGGGCGCCGAGGCGGCGTCGCACGCGTTCACGGACCGCACCCCGCCGCGCCCGCTGGCCCCGCAGCTCGGCATCCCGGTCCGGGACCGGGGCACCGGGCGACCCACCAAGAAGGACCGCCGCGAGATGGACCGCCTGCGCGGGAGCTGA